CTGCGCATCACTCTGGCACCCCTCAGCTCCGCGCACCGCACCCGCACCGTGGCCGCCCTCTGCGAGGAACTCAACCGCCACCCCGTCTGTTTTCCCGGCTCGTGTCTGCGTCTGCGGTTCGCAATCTCCGACCCAACCCCCTAGAAAGCGGACAATTCAGGCGACACTATGTCAGGAGTTCTGAAGGTACCGATGTCGTGGAAAGCCGCCAGCACTGACAGTCGAGCGACCTGAACGGCAGAAAGGTCATCGAGTCCACCGAGCTGCGCAAGTCGCTGTCGCAGTAGAGTCCGCTGCAGCAGGGCCTCGCAACATGCCGCCACATCGGCGCAGTGGTCGGGCAAGGGGTGCCATGCGATGGGCTGCTCGTCGTTTCCCTGGCGGAGCTTGCCCCAAAAGCCGGTTGGGGGACCCTTCATTTCCATGTCCTGTGGCGATTGGCCTTGCGGTTGCGGGTGCTGACCTCTGACATGCGACAGTGGCCCTCGAAAGTTGCGGATGCCAACGACAGGCGTGCCGCATCACATACTTTCCTATGGGGGATTCTGTCAAGGTACGACGCTGAAGTTGTCGCTGAAGTACGACGCTGAAGTCGTTCAAGACTGTGAACGCCACGTCAGTAAAGACAGCCCATGGTGGAATGGGTTCCAAGGGAGAACGAAGTCTGGTCTGGAAGTGAGTGCATCGTCTCGGCGAGGGTGGTCTGGTCAGACCAACGCTGCCGATGATCAAGTGGGCCAGGCGCGGCGCAAGCGCCCTACAGCAACCCGATCTTCCGCGCCAGTACGTCGATGGCCAGGCCGAGCAGGAACAAGCCGCCGAAACGCCGCGTGTGCTGGAAGGCGAAGGCCGAATACCAGAGCGGCCAGATGTTCGGCGGGTATTCGGGTGGCGGGCCGGCTGGTCGCGCATGCCGGTACACGCGGACCGCACGTAGGTACCAGGGCAGGGCGGCCAACACACTCAGCAGCAGCCAGGAGAGGTAACCGCTCCACACCAGGTAGGCGACCAGAAGGTATTCGAGGGTGAACATCGCGATGGTGGCCTGCCGTGCCCTGCGCTCGCCCAGCAAGACCGGCATGGTGCGCACGCCTTTCCCTGCGTCGGCGTCGAGTTTGTCGATGTGCTTGCCGAAAAGAACGGTCGTTGCCCCGAGCGCAACCGGCAGGCTGGCCAGGACGACCGGTGCGGAAACCTGTCCGGTGATCACGTAGTAACCGCCGCCGACCATGAGCGGCCCCCAGACGATGATTACCGCCACCTCGCCCATGCCGATGTACTTCAGCGGCCAGGTGTAGAAGAGCACGAAAAAGACGCCGATGGCGAGCAGCGCCAGTGTGGCCTCGCCACGCACCGCCACGAGGACGGCGCCGGCGGCGAGTGCGATCAGGCCGGTGACCAGGATGTAGAGCAGGACCCGGCCGCGGGTCATCAAGCCGTGCTCGAGTGGCTGCGGGCCGTACTGCGCGCGGAAGTAGTTGTCCTTGTCGATGCCCTTCAGGTGATCGACGAAGTCGTTGACCAGGTTGTTGGTGGCGTGGGCGAACAGCAGTCCGACCGTTACCATGATCCACAGCAAGAGATCGAAGCGACCGTCGCGCGCCGCCAGCAGTCCCGCGATGGCTGCGGAGATGAACGTCATGACCAGCACGGCCGAGCGTGTGGCGATCAGCCAGCGCGAGATCACGTCGAGCGCATCCCACTCTTCCTTGCTCACCCGTGGGATGACGTTCACGGCCTTCGCCCACATCGACACGTTCATCATGCACTCCTCGTCAGCTTGCGATACACGCAGTCAAGGCTAGTAGGGCTCAAGGCCCACCTTGGGTTAAACTACCGGGACGGGTTCAGGGCAAGCCCTCGGTGGTTTTGACATCGAGTGCTGCTCTTGCCATTGCGCTGTGAACCGGTAGTTTCGGTATCGATGTCCGACGAGGTCTTTACACGGGGCGGCGAATCCTTCGCGTCCACTGAATCAGCTTGCGACTCGCAGATGCCTCAACCCTCGTCAGCCGCGGCGCGGGACGCCGGCTTGCGGGCGATTATTTTCGACTGCGATGGCGTGCTCTTCGACTCCTGGCGCGCCAATGTGGAGTACTACAACGCCGTCCT
Above is a genomic segment from Candidatus Binatia bacterium containing:
- a CDS encoding HD domain-containing protein; its protein translation is MEMKGPPTGFWGKLRQGNDEQPIAWHPLPDHCADVAACCEALLQRTLLRQRLAQLGGLDDLSAVQVARLSVLAAFHDIGTFRTPDIVSPELSAF
- a CDS encoding prenyltransferase, translated to MMNVSMWAKAVNVIPRVSKEEWDALDVISRWLIATRSAVLVMTFISAAIAGLLAARDGRFDLLLWIMVTVGLLFAHATNNLVNDFVDHLKGIDKDNYFRAQYGPQPLEHGLMTRGRVLLYILVTGLIALAAGAVLVAVRGEATLALLAIGVFFVLFYTWPLKYIGMGEVAVIIVWGPLMVGGGYYVITGQVSAPVVLASLPVALGATTVLFGKHIDKLDADAGKGVRTMPVLLGERRARQATIAMFTLEYLLVAYLVWSGYLSWLLLSVLAALPWYLRAVRVYRHARPAGPPPEYPPNIWPLWYSAFAFQHTRRFGGLFLLGLAIDVLARKIGLL